The genomic window aaaccttatgaatgtaatcaatgtggaaagactttttcCTATTGTTCTAATTTTCGTCGACACCAGAGAATACACATTGGAGAGAAACCTCataaatgtaatcaatgtgggaGAGCTTTCACCATTCGCTCCAGTCTTGCtcaacatcaaagaatccacactggagagaaaccttatgattgtagtcaatgtggaaaggcttttggcTGTACATCCAATCTTCGTAGACATCAGAGAGTTCACACTaaagagaaaccttatgaatgtaatgaatgtggaaagactttcaacTTTAGCTCCagtcttgctgaacatcagaCAATCCACAGTGGAgaaaaaccttttgaatgtaatcagtgtaGAAAGACTTTCAGCAATCATTCTagtcttgctgaacatcagacaatccatactggagagaaaccttatgaatgtaatcaatgtggaaagactttttcCTATTGCTCCAATTTTCGTCGACATCAGAGAATACATATTGGAGAGAAACCTTacgaatgtaatcaatgtggaaagacttttgcTATTCGCTCCAGTCttactcaacatcagagaatccacactggagagaaaccttattaTTGTAataaatgtggaaaggctttcggCTGCACATTCAATCTTCGTAGACACCAGAGAGTTcacactgaagagaaaccttaAGAAAGTAATCAGTGGAAAAAGACTTATGATTTTAGCTCCAGTCATGCTAAACATCAGACAATCGATTCTAGAGAGAAGCTTTATGAATGTAATtattgtggaaaggcttttagctCCATATCCATTTTTAATAGGCATCAAAGAATCCACTCTGAATAGAAACCTTATGATTGTAATCATTATGAAAAACTTTCACCATTCATTCCAGTCTTgttcaacatcagagaatccatagtgGAGAAAACTCCACTCTGAACATACTCAGAATATGTACTCTAGTCTCTGGAGatcatatcttaattttataattttttattaaataataagtaGGCCAAGGAAAGAGAAATGCAGAACCCCATGTGGCCTGCCAGCTCTCTTAGATGAAGTGGGTCTTCTAGGCTACCTGGAATAATGATGAAGTGTTTAGAATGGTTGCACAGCACATATACAGTCTCCTAGCATGATAGACAAGAAAATTACTTTACCTATGACCTCAGGGAGATATAGTTCAGAGGTTCagatgtaagatttttttttgctttaaaatcaaaaggttgttTTGGAGACCAAAAATAAAGGATACACATTAATTTCTACATTCCCCACTCAGATTCATTAGGAAACACATTAGTCTTccacaataaataattttatgtatGGTATCTATACATTTCAGAATTGTCTTGCCAAGATACATAAAGGCCCAGAGGTATTATTCATTTCATGGTGGATCTAACTATTTCAGTGTTTCTTAATGTATTAaaagtgattggtagatgcaTTGACAAGGAGCCATTAGGGCACAttccctttttttgggggggggggtaataagGATTTATAATCTGtaatataagaaagagaggagagaccaGCTGAAGAACagcagaggagaagagaagaagcagagagagaagtTCCAACTTTCAACAATCTTCCAGCCTGGGAgatgggggaggaaaggaggttttcctggaagcttCTCAGCTTCTTTCTCAAGAGCCCATCGGGttgggacctgttattccttctgggacccaaaaatATCTCCACTAGGACTCTTCAAGAACAACTACCTGAATTCTAAAGGGGGTTTTAGATTTGGACTCATGCTGGCCAGAGCCATTCAGATCtctccctgagatttctctctctccctgacctgcTCCTAGACTCCttaattaaaagctagttagctgagtAATAGGGACCAGCAGCTGGCTGAAGAAGGGTTCAACCCTGAGAATTTCGGGGGGGGGGCAACCTGCCAGAGGGGACCAGTattagggtttcctactccccacttACCTTGCCAGAcacccctccttcctctccttccctgtgtgaacccaaataaattgtttactgctttagaattaggtctggttggTTTCTGACACTAGGATAGGGGGcaaaagatttggggagaatcacatctctcccccaaaaggggaaggttagctcaggatcccagggatccaaactgcctaacccaaggaacaacatctctccttgacaGTGGAGTGACCCTATGTTTCTGAAGGCAAGTGACAGTGagtgtcctccatctcccagaactattctctgaggaaacatattccctctgtcaggggtacaagacttggctacctctctcccagaaaaaaagagaagaaaactctttctccctttctccccatttccctctttccctccattccccctctcaattgtctctccttccattccccctgttCCCCTCTACAATCCTTCTATTGCAAATCAAAGTATCAGTGCATAGGAAGGAGCAAAGGGGATGGGTGACCCAACCTCCACAGTTTAGTTTTTTATATCTAGGGGCCCATTTGGAGTCCCATGATGCAGTGTATGATTTTGGGGGGCATCTTCTATTGCTCTCATCTTTTTAGACTGTCTATAATCATGATGATCCTTGTAGCATTTTCTCCAGCAGGTCTGCTTTCCTGTTCCATACTGCTGACATATATGAAGCTTTTGGATAGCTTCACATTCTTCCTTCAGGAAGCTGAGATGCTGTCAAAGAATAAGCACATACATAATTTGatggaaagatagaaaaatattcacaaatggtatatattctcttacaacaataataGCCTTGGTATGGGATATACATATGTCTAGGACAGTTGTTTTAAAATGCATTGAATAAgtcattcaaataaaatataaatcaccTTCCTAtccaaatatttaattaaaacatCTACTTTCTAGTAGAAATAGCTTACAACTTGTAAGCATGTAGGTTAGGCAAAATAATATTGCAATTATCACCCCCCTCATCTGTCATGACTGAATAAAGTtgccaaaacaaagaaaaagagggacaGAAGAATGTCAAAGGGGAATGTGAGCCCCTAGTCTGATGCCTACTCCATATAATGTCAAAGGTAacaagccagagtcagagctagaTGAAAATATTCCCCATAAGATATGTCTTACCAGGGTAAAAATCAAGAGTCCTATCTTGGTCTTTGCCAAATGGTTGTTTTCCTGATCCTTTTCTGAGATAACTTTCCTCATCTAGTCACTGATATAGGATACTCCCACAGTGACTGCTGACATCTGTGATCAGTCAGACTGAAATAGCATTATTTACAGTCCCATAAGGCTTAATCAAATAGCAGATTTCAGTAGTTTTAAATTTTGAGGTATGCAACATTATCAGGGCTCTTAAACAATGGAAATTGATCCTTTAGTATCAAATATCAGGTGTAattccaaaaacaaataaaaaaatcatacttAAAACTAATGaaatggagggcagctgggtagctcagtggattgagagccaggcctagagatgggaggtcctaagttcaaatctgacctcagacacttcccagctgtgtgatcctgagcaagtcacttgacccctattgcccagcccttaccatcttctgccttggaactaatacacagtattgattccaagatggaaggtaagggtttaaaaaaacaaacaaacaactaatgaaataaaagaaaaaatatttcccaaaccCTATTTAACAATGTAACAGTTAAAACAtgtattttaaagaaacaaattgattacttaaaaattaaatcaaccAGATCTCTAACATAGACATGATTCTCAGTATGCATACACATAAGTTTTTCCCCTGGTAAAAGCTTGGCATAGGCTTTAGTACAAAACTAAGGCAAAGGTTGAAAAGGATAATAATTCCTAGAATTAAAAAAGGCCCATTTGTCCACACTTGCCAAAGGGTACCCTGTACCCAGGAGACGTTCCATTATGTGATATCAGATGCCACATGGGTCTCTTAAAATTTTCTGTCATTCATAATTCTTTGGAGCTCATGGAGGTTTGTAACAATTTCCCCTGACTTATTTGTGTAAAAACTACACAATTTATTAATAAGAGCACAAGTGTCGCCTGAAGCCATTGTAAATGGTTTTACATGACTATTTTTGTCATGGGGTCAGTCTTCTTCTAAAGAAAGGAAATAGCTTTAGAAGTCCAGGAAACAGCTTGGACCATAGCCTGAGTCAATTTCTTAATCTCAGCAGAGATGTTCCTAATAGAACCTATTATTGCCATCATCACAAAAGTGGTATAGAAGCATAGAAAATCTCTGTGCTGCAATGAATTAGGCTTAACTCTCTTGCTCTATATGCCAAGTGCCCAGATTTCTAATCATTGGGTTTTTCACCCAGCCAATAAAATGATCATGCACTGACATTGGTGGGGTAACAAGCCAAGCCACAAGTTCCAAACCAccattgggaaaagaaagagtaAGCTGAGGTTAGAGAGAATTTCCAGCCTTCATCAAAGCTGATGGGAAATCTGTCCTTTTCTGTGACGATGTGTCTCATTTTTGACCAATACAAGCCATGCCCTGTACTTTCTGAAAACACAGCTTCCTCCAGCCCTTTTTGGTTCAGTCGCCTCCACTGGGTCAACTGCTATCAGCTTCACCTGTGCCTGTCCATTGGTAGTAAATGTGAGCCCCAAGGTACCCTTCAACGTGGCCACCTCCCTGTAAGTCTTTCTTTCCATCCCCAGGACTCTCCAACAGTATGTATCTGCGTCCTTCACTCCCCTGTATTCCCTGTTACCCCCAAGCCAGAGCAGTGAGAATTGGCTCCTTGAGGCTGCTATTTTTGTGGCTGGTCTCTGCCCCAGCTCTCAGAATGTTGTTAGGGTAAGAGAAGAAGATGAAACAGTAAAGCTATGATTCATCCTTTATCCTGTCAAGGTGTGTTTTAGCACAGATAAATGGCATAGGGAATGGAATAGCAGGCTTACACTTCACATTGCCTCTCACATATCGGCTACCCCATAGTTCCTTATCTCAAAACACAAATCAATAGTGAGTGGGACTGGAGCTTCTATACATCTGAAAGTTACTTTGGAGCACCTACTAAAATCATGTGACATGTGACTTGTGACATATTGCAAAATCAAAGGATAGGTGGCTTATTTGGCAATCTATGACCCTAAGGAGGTATAAGCTGTAGCAGTCTTATTTATATGGAGTGGGCTTGTTGCCTGTGATAAAAGAGCTCCAATGGGGAGACAGCTGAGTACtcagattctaagatagaagataagagttttttttttaaattaaaaaaaaaaaaagctccaatGGAACTGGTGATGAACTCAGTATCTGTAAGACTCAATGATCTTGCTTTAGAGGTAGAGTATACCTATCTGAGTGATAATAAATAACATTATCCTTAGTCCagaagagagaacaaaagaggaaaatttggaataatgctgagaaaaaataaacccaaatgaAGACAGCATTTTAAATGGAGTAAATGAAGTTAGGGTCCCTATAAATCCCTAAGCAAAAAAGGATTAGAATCAAAACAAAAGGTAATCATGTCAATGAAGCTATAGGATATGGTTAATCAGTGTCAATAGATGGTATTGGTTTACATGAAAGCAATTAATCTAGGAATCTGTTCCCCACAGTTTTGACAGAGTAGTCAGCAACACTTGGGAAGGACCCCAGGCCCAAAGGAAGCAGAGTCCACTAGTTTActgaaagttctttatatacatttGTCTCCGGGATGTAGATAATGGAGTGAAAAGTCCAAGGGTCCTGCTTGTACTGTTGCCGCATAGTTATGAAGTTGGTGTAATCTAACCTAAAATTCCTGTATGCAGAAAGTGACCTGTGTTGTCTCCTAGTAAAGATGTATATACAGAGGGAGAGGGTTTTGCCTGAATAGAGCAATGtctaaaaagcatctcaaatggtgaaacaTGTAGATCTCCCCTGGGATTCCTGTCCAGGTAGAATAGGACTAAAGGGAGaaccttagaacatttttttttctgttttttaaaatttttatttaattagtcaatttagaatatttttccttggttacaagaatcatattctttctctccactcccccccaccccttcccttaggtgacatgcaattccactgggtattacatgtgtccttgatcagaacatatttccatgctgttgatgtttgcattaggatgttcatttagagtctacatccctagccatatcccctcgacccatgtaataaagcagttgtttttcttctgtgtttctattcccacagtttttcctctgaatgtgaacagtgttctttctcttagatccctctgggtttttcaggatcactgcattgccactaatggagaagtccattacattcaattgttccacagtgtattgatctctatatataatgttttccaatCTCAGGACATTTTAAATGAGTCATAGTTTGCCAATTATGGatttaagttcttttttcatgttttcaacTTGGCCTGGGCTCTGAAGATGGCAAGGTATGTGGAGTTTGGGAATAATtcacaaaaaagaataaacctgTGATAAAAGTCATCAAAATGAATGTCCTTATCTGAATCAATGCATGCTGTTGGGCCAAATTGTGGAACAATCTCCCTCCCTCAATAGCATTTTAGCAATGAAAGCCCATGTGACACAAGTACCAGGGAAAGCTTTTATCCATCTAGTGAGTTGGTCCACTATAACAAGCCAAACTTCATAGTGTCCAAATTTAGGCATATTGAAGAAATCAACTTGCAGATGTTCAAAAAGTGTGTAAACCAGGGATGCCCAACAAAACCTTTGGTATTAAAAGTGTGCTGATTATATGCCAGATAGGATAAGAGgctataagaatttaaatttaggttttgatgctaatatgaaagttctaaaataatattgtggtcaccgatttaaaaatattatagcttaagtcaaaatttcttttagcagctttatttacagaggtggaaagaatgaaagtggaaaaaggtaaagagatagaaagtactgcctagctacaaatatcCTAAagttaatcctaatgtctccagactgcaAATGCAAATCTGAAAGCTAATCTTACCAGGAAGCAGAAATCCAAAGATCCAGGAGACACTGGAGAATCTgccaagaaccttcagtgcacacgaGGCTAAGACTGctaagaatctcaccagaattcaTGCTGAAGGCAGTGTCCCACTGAAGTACCAATGAGGTGCTTTTCAGAGAGGGTCTtttcaccaaagaaccaaggaaggaatcactccactcaccacctcAGGATCtaaggaaagagtctcctcctccaatCTGGCTCAACAACACAGAGTGAATGACTGAATCCTccagctggcctttttaaagcagttttcttgaagTCACTTGctgttgctcccccactttatgggaactaATCagagtctttcaatttgcctagcactacccaaggggggaggggacagTGACCATTgaaggtgtgagcttactctagtgatttttgaactctcttacttagtgtcaagtaggggtatGAAGATGtgattaactcttccctgcccatttttagatttaatcaccagaagcatatgtACCCCTACTTTCCTGTTTattataagagagagaaaaatctagtTTGTGTCAATAGATGTCAGTCAAAACTAACTTGGGACCTTCTAAGACCACAAGCTTAGCAGTAATACCTTCCCTCTGACTTCTAGAGATAAGATCAATTcctcctgtatgggcagagcaataaaCAATAGCCAAGGCTATAGAAAGAGCAGAGAGGAGTTCTTTAATAATCTCCTTATTTTCAATGGCCTTGCCAGAAGAAGTCAGGAAACCTCTCTGCATTGAGAGAATCTTAACAGCATGATAGACCCCTAAAGCATACCTCAATTCTTTGTAAATTGTTGCTTTCTTCTAGCTAGTATACAGACCTCTCAGTGCTAACAGTTTATCTTCCTGTATGCTTAAAATGAAGGTAATTAAGTAGCCCAGATGATATCATATTCTAAAACCACTGTGGCATCAGTGTGACATGTGCCTTCTCATAAAAGAAGGactattagggggcagctgggtggctcagtggcttgagagtcagatttagtgatgggaggtcctaggttcaaatctggcctcagatacttcccagctgtgtgaccctgggtaatccccatttaatccccattgcctaacctttaccactcttctgccttggagtcaatacacagtattgtattgactccaagaaagaaggtaagggattaaaaaaaaaaagggccatCAGAATAGAGAATtaaatcagttttcttttttttctgtaattttctttaaatttttcttaaaaaaaaacaaaacattatattatttggtcatttccaaacattattcattggagacaaatatcattttcttttcctccccccacccccatagccacgcatgattccactgggtatcacatgtgttcttgatttgaacccatttccatgttgtgggtatttgcattagcgtgttcatttagagtctctcctcagacatgtcccctcaacccttgtagtcaagcagttgcttttcctcagtgtttttactcccacagtttgtcctctgtttgtggatagtgttttttctcctagatccctgcagattgttcagggacattgcattgacactaatggagaaatccattaccttcgattgtaccacaatgtatcagtctctgtgtataatgttttcctggttctgctcctttcgctctgcatcacttcctggaggttgttctagtatCCGTGgaattccttttaccacaatagtattccatcaccaacatataccacaatttgttcagccattctccaattgaagggcatcccctcattttccaatttttggccaccacaaagggtgcagctatgaatattcttgtacaagtccttttccttattatctctttggggtacaaacccagcagtgctatggctggatcaaagtgcagacagtcttttatcaccctttgggcatagttccaaattgccctccagaatggttggatcagttcacaaccccaccagcagtgaattaatgtccctactttgccacatcccctccagcattcattactttcctttgctgtcatgttagccaatctgataggtgtgaggtgatacctcagagttgttttgatttgcattcctctgattataagagatttagaacactttttcatgtgcttattaatagttttgatttctttaactgaaaactgcctattcatgtcccttgcccatttatcaattggaga from Monodelphis domestica isolate mMonDom1 chromosome 4, mMonDom1.pri, whole genome shotgun sequence includes these protein-coding regions:
- the LOC103100432 gene encoding zinc finger protein 135-like isoform X2; the encoded protein is MYVYLLPSYAETGFDVKKFPAMLKNWGIHAAEKVYESSHYGKAFNCTSTLHRNQRIHTEEKPYECNQCGKSFNFSSDLSEHKTIHTGEKPYECNQCGKAFRRSSSLAVHERTHSGEKPYECKQCGKAFSYCSNFRRHQRMHIGEKPYECNQCGKAFTNHTSLAEHQTIHSGDKPYECNQCGKTFSYCSNFRRHQRIHIGEKPHKCNQCGRAFTIRSSLAQHQRIHTGEKPYDCSQCGKAFGCTSNLRRHQRVHTKEKPYECNECGKTFNFSSSLAEHQTIHSGEKPFECNQCRKTFSNHSSLAEHQTIHTGEKPYECNQCGKTFSYCSNFRRHQRIHIGEKPYECNQCGKTFAIRSSLTQHQRIHTGEKPYYCNKCGKAFGCTFNLRRHQRVHTEEKP
- the LOC103100432 gene encoding zinc finger protein 135-like isoform X3 → MLKNWGIHAAEKVYESSHYGKAFNCTSTLHRNQRIHTEEKPYECNQCGKSFNFSSDLSEHKTIHTGEKPYECNQCGKAFRRSSSLAVHERTHSGEKPYECKQCGKAFSYCSNFRRHQRMHIGEKPYECNQCGKAFTNHTSLAEHQTIHSGDKPYECNQCGKTFSYCSNFRRHQRIHIGEKPHKCNQCGRAFTIRSSLAQHQRIHTGEKPYDCSQCGKAFGCTSNLRRHQRVHTKEKPYECNECGKTFNFSSSLAEHQTIHSGEKPFECNQCRKTFSNHSSLAEHQTIHTGEKPYECNQCGKTFSYCSNFRRHQRIHIGEKPYECNQCGKTFAIRSSLTQHQRIHTGEKPYYCNKCGKAFGCTFNLRRHQRVHTEEKP